A window of Pseudodesulfovibrio hydrargyri contains these coding sequences:
- a CDS encoding motility protein A, giving the protein MDLGTLIGIVLSFGLVLSAIMTGSSLIIFVSVPSLLIVVGGTIGAGLVNYPMNYIIGVIGVIKNTFFSSLDSPAEIIDRFKDYANRARREGILSLEPLIKEIDDDYMRKGLQLTVDGLEPQTIQEILETEISYLAERHATGADVVSALGTLAPAMGMIGTVIGLVQMLQTMSDPSSIGPAMAVALLTTLYGALIANLILMPMAGKLKARSKEEILLREMIMEGILSISKGENPRIIEEKLNSYLPPKDRIVSE; this is encoded by the coding sequence ATGGATCTGGGTACCTTAATCGGCATCGTCCTTTCGTTCGGACTGGTCCTGTCGGCCATCATGACCGGCTCCAGCCTGATCATCTTCGTGTCCGTGCCCTCCCTGCTCATCGTGGTGGGCGGCACCATCGGGGCCGGGCTGGTCAACTACCCCATGAACTACATCATCGGCGTCATCGGGGTCATCAAGAACACCTTTTTCTCCAGCCTGGATTCCCCGGCCGAGATCATCGACCGCTTCAAGGACTACGCCAACCGCGCCCGCCGCGAGGGCATCCTGTCCCTGGAGCCGCTTATCAAGGAAATCGACGACGACTACATGCGCAAGGGGCTGCAGCTGACCGTGGACGGCCTTGAGCCGCAGACCATCCAGGAAATCCTGGAAACGGAAATCTCCTACCTGGCCGAGCGCCACGCCACCGGCGCGGACGTGGTCTCCGCCCTGGGCACCCTGGCCCCGGCCATGGGCATGATCGGCACGGTCATCGGCCTGGTGCAGATGCTCCAGACCATGAGCGACCCGTCGTCCATCGGCCCGGCCATGGCCGTGGCCCTGCTGACCACCCTGTACGGCGCGCTCATCGCCAACCTCATACTCATGCCCATGGCGGGCAAGCTCAAGGCGCGCAGCAAGGAGGAAATCCTTTTGCGCGAGATGATCATGGAGGGCATCCTGTCCATCTCCAAGGGCGAGAACCCGCGCATCATCGAGGAAAAGCTGAACAGCTACCTCCCGCCCAAGGACCGGATCGTCTCCGAATAA
- a CDS encoding twin-arginine translocation signal domain-containing protein — protein sequence MPSEHLNRRDFLKIGALAGAAAAVTALPLRAHAAPATVTFDECVAMAPQDMADASGPVSASWQSILQAAGQIRNPGLRAKVLAVLDNPAPTVTKSIGTSEKKAIYKELSAKGLIQDVSEADFLPPVSGAATAPQPFWSAPGSGYGSHHAYPGGLCTHTGLNTRVSLALYDGYREVYDYMLDRDVVIAAQLLHDLHKPWVFQWGADGESRTELSLAGTGEHHPLGVAESIARKVPAEVVVAQACAHNHPRTDKDEAQVVGWLTAASIIAGVDPVRYGLLAADGKTLPLPRRQEGFVTHLGDHDWVLTVPANHWVLPVVEKVAVRDYKLSRNDLKAKPFKQFRNYVYSQATIMGLYETYAAKGEDELVRTIHTIVTPA from the coding sequence ATGCCTTCCGAACATCTCAACCGTCGTGACTTCCTGAAAATCGGGGCTCTGGCCGGCGCGGCCGCCGCGGTCACCGCCCTGCCCCTGCGCGCCCACGCCGCTCCGGCCACGGTCACCTTTGACGAATGCGTGGCCATGGCGCCCCAGGACATGGCCGACGCCTCGGGCCCGGTGTCCGCCTCCTGGCAGTCCATCCTCCAGGCCGCCGGACAGATTCGCAATCCCGGCCTGCGCGCCAAGGTCCTGGCCGTGCTCGACAACCCCGCGCCCACGGTGACCAAATCCATCGGTACGAGCGAAAAGAAGGCCATTTACAAGGAGCTGTCCGCCAAGGGGCTGATCCAGGACGTATCCGAAGCCGATTTTCTGCCGCCCGTGTCCGGCGCCGCCACCGCGCCCCAGCCCTTCTGGTCCGCGCCGGGCTCCGGCTACGGCAGCCACCACGCCTATCCCGGCGGCCTGTGCACCCACACCGGCCTGAACACCCGCGTGTCCCTGGCCCTGTACGACGGCTACCGCGAGGTCTACGACTACATGCTCGACCGCGACGTGGTCATCGCCGCCCAGCTGCTGCACGACCTGCACAAGCCATGGGTCTTCCAGTGGGGCGCGGACGGCGAGTCCCGCACCGAGCTTTCCCTGGCCGGGACCGGCGAGCACCATCCCCTGGGCGTGGCCGAGTCCATCGCCCGCAAGGTGCCCGCCGAGGTCGTCGTGGCCCAGGCCTGCGCCCACAACCACCCGCGCACCGACAAGGACGAGGCCCAGGTCGTGGGCTGGCTGACCGCCGCCTCGATCATCGCGGGCGTCGATCCCGTGCGGTACGGCCTCCTTGCCGCGGACGGAAAGACCCTGCCCCTGCCCCGCCGCCAGGAGGGATTCGTCACCCACCTCGGCGACCACGACTGGGTCCTGACCGTGCCCGCCAACCACTGGGTCCTGCCGGTCGTGGAGAAGGTGGCCGTGCGCGACTACAAGCTTTCCCGGAACGACCTCAAGGCCAAGCCGTTCAAGCAGTTCCGCAACTACGTCTATTCCCAGGCCACCATCATGGGGTTGTACGAAACCTACGCGGCCAAGGGCGAAGACGAACTCGTCCGCACCATCCACACCATCGTCACCCCCGCCTAG
- a CDS encoding 16S rRNA (guanine(527)-N(7))-methyltransferase RsmG, whose protein sequence is MPDTQPDAQAVLAAARKLGRPVEPDQAELLAVYLDQLIKWNKKMNLVGPSDWRTVFDRLVVDSLFLADFVAGLNLPDRPLCLDFGAGAGLPGIPLRVLWQAGDYWLVEVREKRATFMKSALGRLKLPATSVFPGKAEDALDRLSRSGHQATADLILSRAFMPWQKLLDFIHPMLRKEPGRTGAAIILANDPPPDEASVPDGWRLGDVASYPAAGGERYFWSFKVE, encoded by the coding sequence ATGCCCGATACCCAACCCGATGCGCAGGCCGTGCTGGCCGCGGCCCGCAAGCTGGGCCGCCCCGTGGAGCCGGACCAGGCCGAACTGCTGGCCGTCTATCTGGACCAGCTTATCAAGTGGAACAAAAAGATGAACCTGGTCGGCCCGTCCGACTGGCGGACCGTGTTCGACCGGCTGGTGGTGGACTCCCTGTTCCTGGCCGATTTCGTGGCCGGGCTGAACCTGCCCGACCGACCTCTGTGCCTCGATTTCGGAGCCGGGGCCGGGCTGCCGGGCATCCCCCTGCGCGTGCTCTGGCAGGCGGGCGACTACTGGCTGGTGGAGGTGCGCGAGAAACGGGCCACCTTCATGAAGAGCGCGCTCGGCCGCCTCAAGCTGCCCGCCACCAGCGTCTTCCCAGGCAAGGCCGAGGACGCCCTGGACCGCCTGTCCAGGTCCGGCCACCAGGCCACCGCCGACCTCATCCTCAGCCGCGCCTTTATGCCCTGGCAAAAACTTCTGGATTTCATCCACCCCATGCTCCGCAAGGAACCGGGCCGCACCGGCGCCGCCATCATCCTGGCCAACGATCCGCCCCCGGATGAAGCCTCAGTCCCCGACGGCTGGCGGCTCGGCGACGTGGCCTCCTACCCGGCTGCGGGCGGTGAGCGCTACTTCTGGTCGTTCAAGGTCGAGTAG
- the topA gene encoding type I DNA topoisomerase: MPKDLIIVESPAKVKTISKFLGKDYIVDASVGHVRDLPTRDLGVDEENNFAPHYEIIQGKEDVVKRLKAAAKKADTVYLAPDPDREGEAIAWHVAELLKPVNDNIRRIQFNEITSRAVKDALEHAQDLNENLFDSQQARRILDRLVGYKISPILWKNVKRGISAGRVQSVALKILVEREKERRAFRPDEYWPFKVLLEGGNPPPFWMDLHKLEGKAVKPGANHVSNADQAEALERELLNGEFKVDTVQEKQRKRQPLPPYITSTLQQDANRRMGYSAKRTMSIAQRLYEGVELGKRGTTALITYMRTDSVRIAKEAQEAAKELILDKYGDDFYPSKTRNFKTKGGAQDAHEAIRPVDVTITPESVKSFLPGEQYKLYRLVWQRFVASQMAAATFWDTTVLVNAPQTVWRAKGERMLFAGFLAAMDKAGSEDDVELPKLQEGDVLQLNELKKEQKFTQPPPRYSEASLVKTLEELGIGRPSTYAAIISTLIDREYAKLEEKRFVPTELGFTVSDQLSEHFQALMDVGFTAQMEGLLDDVADGKKNWEELLKDFGGDFYPTLEKARTEMGRSQQVTDIMCDNCGKPMAVKFGKTGEFLGCTGFPTCRTIKNFTRDEHGNIQVVEREKPEDTGVLCEKCGRPMAIKQSRRGEFLGCTGYPDCKSIVNFTRDENGNIKVVESEKPEVVGTCPDCGGELLLKKARTGSRFIACSNYPDCTYAAPFSTGVPCPREGCNGELVEKSSRRGKIFYSCSEYPKCDYAVWNWPINEPCPKCNHPILVRKTSKDKGEHIACPKKGCDYSRPVDEKE; encoded by the coding sequence ATGCCGAAAGACCTGATCATCGTCGAGTCCCCCGCCAAGGTGAAGACCATTTCCAAGTTCCTCGGAAAGGACTACATCGTCGACGCCTCGGTGGGCCACGTGCGCGACCTGCCCACCCGTGACCTGGGCGTGGACGAGGAGAACAACTTCGCCCCGCACTATGAGATCATCCAGGGCAAGGAGGACGTGGTCAAGCGTCTCAAGGCCGCGGCCAAGAAGGCGGACACCGTCTATCTCGCGCCCGACCCGGACCGCGAGGGGGAGGCCATCGCCTGGCACGTGGCCGAGCTGCTCAAGCCGGTCAACGACAACATCCGGCGCATCCAGTTCAACGAGATCACCTCCCGGGCGGTCAAGGACGCGCTTGAGCACGCCCAGGACCTCAACGAGAACCTGTTCGACTCCCAGCAGGCGAGGCGCATCCTGGACCGGCTGGTGGGCTACAAGATTTCCCCGATCCTGTGGAAGAACGTCAAGCGTGGCATCTCGGCCGGCCGCGTCCAGTCCGTGGCGCTCAAGATTCTGGTCGAGCGCGAAAAGGAACGCCGCGCCTTCCGGCCCGACGAGTACTGGCCGTTCAAGGTGCTCCTGGAGGGCGGCAACCCGCCGCCGTTCTGGATGGACCTGCACAAGCTCGAGGGCAAGGCGGTCAAACCGGGCGCCAACCATGTGTCCAACGCGGACCAGGCCGAGGCCCTGGAACGGGAGCTGCTGAACGGGGAGTTCAAGGTGGACACCGTGCAGGAGAAGCAGCGCAAGCGCCAGCCCCTGCCGCCGTACATCACCTCCACCCTGCAGCAGGACGCCAACCGGCGCATGGGCTATTCGGCCAAGCGGACCATGTCCATCGCCCAGCGACTGTACGAGGGCGTGGAGCTGGGCAAGCGCGGCACCACTGCGCTGATCACCTACATGCGTACCGACTCGGTGCGCATCGCCAAGGAGGCCCAGGAGGCGGCCAAGGAGCTGATCCTGGACAAGTACGGCGACGACTTCTATCCGTCCAAGACCCGGAATTTCAAGACCAAGGGCGGTGCCCAGGACGCGCACGAAGCGATCCGGCCGGTCGACGTGACCATCACGCCCGAAAGCGTGAAGAGCTTTTTGCCCGGCGAGCAGTACAAGCTCTACCGGCTCGTCTGGCAGCGGTTCGTGGCCTCGCAGATGGCCGCGGCCACCTTCTGGGACACCACCGTGCTGGTCAACGCCCCGCAGACCGTGTGGCGCGCCAAGGGCGAACGGATGCTCTTCGCCGGTTTCCTGGCCGCCATGGACAAGGCCGGTTCCGAGGACGATGTGGAGCTGCCCAAGCTGCAGGAAGGCGACGTGCTGCAGCTCAACGAGCTGAAAAAGGAACAGAAGTTCACCCAGCCGCCGCCACGCTACTCGGAGGCCTCGCTGGTCAAGACCCTGGAGGAGCTGGGCATCGGCAGGCCGTCCACCTACGCGGCCATCATCTCCACCCTGATCGACCGCGAGTACGCCAAGCTCGAGGAGAAGCGGTTCGTGCCCACCGAGCTCGGCTTTACCGTGTCCGACCAATTGTCCGAGCACTTCCAGGCCCTCATGGACGTGGGCTTCACCGCCCAGATGGAAGGACTTCTGGACGACGTGGCCGACGGCAAGAAGAACTGGGAGGAACTGCTCAAGGACTTCGGCGGCGACTTTTACCCCACACTGGAAAAGGCGCGCACCGAGATGGGCCGCTCCCAGCAGGTCACGGACATCATGTGCGACAACTGCGGCAAGCCCATGGCCGTGAAGTTCGGCAAGACCGGCGAGTTCCTGGGCTGCACCGGGTTCCCGACCTGCCGGACCATCAAGAACTTCACCCGCGACGAGCACGGCAACATCCAGGTGGTGGAGCGCGAGAAGCCCGAGGACACCGGCGTGCTCTGCGAGAAGTGCGGCCGCCCCATGGCCATCAAGCAGTCCCGGCGCGGCGAGTTCCTGGGCTGCACCGGCTACCCGGACTGCAAGTCCATCGTCAATTTTACCCGAGATGAGAACGGCAACATCAAGGTCGTGGAGTCGGAAAAGCCCGAAGTGGTCGGCACCTGCCCGGACTGCGGCGGCGAGCTGCTGCTCAAGAAGGCGCGCACCGGCTCCCGGTTCATCGCCTGTTCCAACTATCCGGACTGCACCTACGCCGCGCCGTTCTCCACGGGCGTGCCTTGCCCGCGCGAGGGCTGCAACGGCGAGCTGGTCGAGAAATCCTCGCGCCGGGGCAAGATCTTCTACTCCTGCTCCGAGTACCCCAAGTGCGACTACGCGGTCTGGAACTGGCCGATCAACGAGCCGTGCCCCAAGTGCAACCACCCCATCCTGGTCCGCAAGACCTCCAAGGACAAGGGCGAGCACATCGCCTGCCCCAAAAAGGGGTGCGACTATTCTCGTCCTGTGGACGAGAAGGAGTAG
- a CDS encoding YggS family pyridoxal phosphate-dependent enzyme, producing the protein MSQRQQELAERAAGVRQALAEAAKQAGRAPEDITLVAVSKLHPASDIRDLAETGQTEFGENYVQEALAKQEELAGLNVNWHFIGGLQSNKAKYVAGKFALVHSVDSSKLAQALHKKAASLDTVQDILIQVNIAGETQKSGITVGKLPELAEAVLGMGGLRLVGLMTLPPFFDDPERARPVFARLRELRDGLETRLGTALPHLSMGMTGDFVPAVREGATLVRIGTRIFGARPPRD; encoded by the coding sequence ATGAGTCAGAGACAACAGGAATTGGCCGAACGGGCGGCCGGAGTCCGGCAGGCGCTGGCCGAGGCCGCGAAGCAGGCGGGCCGCGCGCCCGAGGATATAACCCTGGTGGCGGTCTCCAAACTGCACCCGGCCTCGGACATCCGGGACCTGGCCGAAACCGGCCAGACCGAGTTCGGCGAGAACTACGTGCAGGAGGCCCTGGCCAAGCAGGAAGAGCTGGCCGGGCTGAACGTCAACTGGCATTTCATCGGCGGCCTGCAGTCCAACAAGGCCAAGTACGTGGCCGGGAAGTTCGCCCTGGTGCACAGCGTGGATTCCTCCAAGCTGGCGCAGGCATTGCATAAAAAGGCGGCGAGCCTGGACACGGTCCAGGACATCCTGATTCAGGTGAACATTGCGGGAGAAACGCAGAAGTCCGGAATCACGGTGGGAAAGCTGCCGGAACTGGCCGAGGCGGTCCTGGGCATGGGGGGGCTGCGGCTCGTCGGATTGATGACGTTGCCGCCGTTCTTCGACGATCCCGAGCGCGCCCGGCCGGTGTTCGCCCGGCTGCGGGAGCTGCGCGACGGACTGGAAACGCGCCTGGGCACGGCCCTGCCGCACCTGTCCATGGGCATGACCGGGGACTTCGTCCCGGCCGTGCGGGAAGGCGCGACACTGGTGCGCATCGGCACACGGATCTTCGGGGCGCGGCCGCCGCGCGACTGA
- the cysS gene encoding cysteine--tRNA ligase, translated as MRLYNTLKRRKEAFTPANDNDVNMYVCGITAYDLCHIGHARSSVVFDVLYRYLNHEGYNVNFIRNFTDIDDKIIKRAAEVGKEAGEIAEKFIGEFYVDMDRLGIQRPTVEPKCTEHIPEMIDLTKRLIDKGHAYATPSGDVYFKVRSFDGYGKLSGRNIDELESGARIAPGEEKQDPLDFALWKAAKPGEPFWESPWGQGRPGWHLECSAMSEKYSPLPLDIHGGGQDLSFPHHENEVAQSEAATGKPFANYWVHNGFVQINSEKMSKSLGNFFTIRDILDKFLPETLRYFLLTMHYRSPLDFSFDALEEAEKGVKRIYSALSQIDVELAKEKWKKSPFPEDLTKELDEIEKHFAEAMADDLNTAGALGHIFSAIRLAGRVAEDKNLRKSEGGRDLFARIKADMADWGTILGIFEREPAEFLLELRDNRAARAGIDPAKVQELLDARAQARKDKDFEKSDAIRDELAAMQVEVHDTPQGATWDVL; from the coding sequence ATGAGACTCTACAACACCCTCAAACGGCGCAAGGAAGCATTTACCCCGGCCAACGACAACGACGTGAACATGTACGTCTGCGGCATCACGGCCTACGACCTCTGCCACATCGGCCACGCCCGCTCCAGCGTGGTCTTCGACGTGCTCTATCGCTACCTCAATCACGAGGGGTACAACGTCAATTTCATCCGCAACTTCACGGACATCGACGACAAGATCATCAAGCGCGCGGCCGAGGTGGGCAAGGAGGCGGGCGAGATCGCCGAGAAGTTCATCGGCGAGTTCTACGTGGACATGGACCGGCTGGGCATCCAGCGCCCCACGGTGGAGCCCAAGTGCACCGAGCACATCCCGGAGATGATCGACCTGACGAAGCGGCTCATCGACAAGGGCCACGCCTACGCCACCCCGTCGGGCGACGTGTATTTCAAGGTCCGCTCCTTTGACGGCTACGGCAAGCTGTCCGGCCGGAACATCGACGAGCTCGAATCCGGCGCGCGCATCGCCCCGGGCGAGGAAAAGCAGGACCCGCTCGACTTCGCCCTGTGGAAGGCGGCCAAGCCCGGCGAACCGTTCTGGGAATCCCCCTGGGGCCAGGGCCGTCCCGGCTGGCATCTGGAGTGCTCGGCCATGTCCGAGAAATACTCCCCCCTGCCGCTGGACATCCACGGCGGCGGCCAGGATCTGTCCTTCCCGCACCACGAGAACGAGGTGGCCCAGTCCGAGGCCGCCACGGGCAAGCCGTTCGCCAACTACTGGGTGCACAACGGGTTCGTGCAGATCAACTCCGAAAAGATGTCCAAGTCGCTGGGCAACTTCTTCACCATCCGCGACATCCTGGACAAGTTCCTGCCCGAGACCCTGCGCTACTTCCTGCTGACCATGCACTACCGCAGCCCGCTCGACTTCTCCTTCGACGCCCTGGAAGAGGCCGAAAAGGGCGTCAAGCGCATCTACTCGGCCCTGAGCCAGATCGACGTGGAACTGGCCAAGGAGAAATGGAAGAAGTCCCCGTTCCCCGAGGACCTGACCAAAGAGCTCGACGAGATCGAAAAGCACTTCGCCGAGGCCATGGCCGACGACCTGAACACCGCCGGGGCTCTGGGCCACATCTTTTCCGCCATCCGGTTGGCCGGGCGCGTGGCAGAAGACAAGAACCTGCGCAAGTCCGAAGGCGGCCGCGACCTGTTCGCCCGTATCAAGGCCGACATGGCCGACTGGGGCACCATTCTCGGCATCTTCGAGCGCGAGCCCGCCGAGTTCCTCCTGGAGCTGCGCGACAACCGCGCCGCCCGCGCCGGCATCGACCCGGCCAAAGTCCAGGAACTGCTCGACGCCCGCGCCCAGGCGCGCAAGGACAAGGACTTCGAAAAGTCCGACGCCATCCGCGACGAACTCGCCGCCATGCAGGTCGAAGTCCACGACACCCCGCAAGGCGCCACCTGGGACGTTTTGTAA